The genomic window gcctgtctgtgtgcctgtctgtgtgtgtgtgtgtctgtctgtgtgtctgtctgtctgtctgtctgtgtgtgtgtgcctgtctgtctgtctgtctgtctgtctgtgtgtgtgtgtgtgcctgtctgtctgtctgtgtgtgtgtgtgcctgtgtgtgtgtctgtgtgtgtctgtgtgtctgtgtgtctatgtgtctgtgtgtctgtctgtgtgtctgtctgtgtgtctgtctgtgtgtgtgtggggctgtgtgtgtgtgtgtgtgtctgtctgtctgtgtgtctgtgtgtgtggggctgtctgtgtgtgtgtgtgtgtgtgtgtgtgtgtgtgtgtgtgtgtgtgtgtgtgtgtgtgtgtgtgtgtgtgtgtgtgtgtgtgtgtgtgtgtgtgtgtgtgtgtgtgtgtgtgtgtgtgtgtctgtgtctgtgtgtgtggggctgtctgtctgtgtgtgtgtgtgtgtctgtctgtgtgtgtgcctgtctgtgtgtgtgtgtctgtgtgtgtgtctgtctgtgtgtctgtctgtctgtgtctctgtgtgtgtgtgtctgtctgtgtgtctgtctgtctgtgtgtctgtctgtctgtctgtctgtctgtgtgtctgtctgtctgtgtgtctgtctgtgtgtctgtgtgtgtgtgtttcgtgtgtctgtgtgtgtgtctgtgtgtgtgcctgtcttgtgtgtgtgtgtctgtgtgtgtgcctgtctgtctgtgtgtgtgtgtgtgtgtctgtgtgtctgtctgtgtgtgtgtgtgtgtctgtgtgtgtgtgtgtgtctgtgtgtgtgtctgtgtgtgcctgtctgtctgtgtgtctgtctgtgtgtctgtctgtgtgtgtggggctgtgtgtgtgtgtgtgtctgtctgtctgtgtgtctgtgtgtgtggggctgtctgtgtgtgtgtgtgtgtgtgtgtgtgtgtgtgtgtctgtgtgtgtgtgtgtgtgtgtgtctgtctgtgtgtgtgtctttgtgtgtgtctgtgtgtgcctgtctgtgtgtgtgtctgtctgtgtgtctgtctgtgtgtctgtgtgtgtgtctgtgtgtgtgtctgtgagtctctgtgtgtctgtctgtgtgtgtgtgtgtctgtgtgtgtgtgtgtgtgtgtgtgtctgtgtgtctgtctgtctgtctgtctgtctgtctgtgtgtgtgtgtgtgcctgtctgtgtgtgtctgtctgtctgtctgtctgtctgtgtgtgtgcctgtctgtgtgtggggctgtgtgtgtgcctgtctgtttgtgtggggctgtgtggggctgtgtggggctgtgtcGTGTGTGGCTGTATACTGATTTTCAGATTGTCTCAGCAAGGTAGGTTTGTTGGTCATGTGTTGAAAGGAGAAACAGGAGATCGTCCGCGGTTCAACTCAAGGTGAGGTGCTGGTTATATTACTTGGTGTTGGTTGGGTTTTGACTGAATTAGCATTTTAGTTGTCTATTAATAGATTTTTTTGGGAAAATGGTTTCTGTACTGCCTATGTCATTCTTTGCAAATATTTTGCTTTAAATTTGTCCTTGGATGAAAGCTTTATAAGTTGGCTATGATTAGGAAATTTTAAATGCTGCAATGTCgtgttacatttcctttttacacgcacacatccgcccaacagtctaaattctacctctgtccaccatatgcaatgtgttttaaatgctgtgcttTAGCCCATATATTGATTTCACATGAAcaccttgtgcgtgtgtgtatttattgcacctatctgttctgtttaatgttcatttcatatgaaaacacatggttataattacataaatacatctctgtacagggtggggttttcaacatgcagcctttcttgatgtacatttgtaaagggaaatcttgtacctattttgaagcattctatttttcttattgTGAAATCATTAGATGCCTCGTGCCTCGCGCGTTTCGGCTGCAGCCAaggtgaggatgaggacgatTCTTCCGATGGCAACGACTCTGGCTAGAGGCTTCCTCCCTGGTATGTAGTCGTAAAGATACAATAATGTTTTCAACTCGTTTATATTCCTCAGAATTCtattgcatgaatgtgtgttgtTTGACTTTTAGATCAACAGCTCGAGATAAGTTATTCATTTTAGTTTTGTGTTGAATTTGTCTCTTTATTAGTGCGTGGCACTGGAGCTCGTCACCGTGTCAAGCCTTGGCCTGTCTCTGCCCACACTGGGAAGTTCAACCGATTGGATCTCCCTCCTGAGTCTCCAGATAAGCAGGTAAACTTGTCAAAGACCTTTCAGAAAATAATGTATAATTTAGCTGTGGAATATGTTTGGAGTGGAATGACAACTTTTTATTTGTCCTTATTTATAGTTTGTGCTGTTTGTGGGCGACTCGCATCTGCGTGCGTTGGTTGACCGTTACGTGAGGATGCCAGACGGTTGCCTTTCGTTTGGGTTCCTGTCTACGCCTGGGGCGTCTGCCGCTGAGCTCCGCACTGAGTTGCTGAACGCAGACATCCCCAGAACCCCCGACATCGTTTGCTTGCTGGCTCCAAGCAACAACCCGGCGCCCGGCATCGAAGCGGCTGGAGTTGCCTTCGATGGACTTCTGAGAGCTGCCCGCAGTCGATGGCCTAAGGTAGTTTTTGTGTTACAAAATAAAGTGTATTTTCAAGGCAGACTATTCAACAGAATTGTATAGTGTGTAATCCAAAACTTTTGTGCGGATCAGGTGTTTGTGCTCGATTTCCCTCCCCGGCTGGCGAGTGAATTGGCACCGCAACAATTCCTTCGAGAGGAGTTTCGTCGCGTTGCAGCAAAGAACGGTATGTAAAAATGATTAAGAGATAATGTCAGTATAGAATATCTTTGTAGGAAAGCTTTTAGTGTATCAACACCACCTCTTGGTACCACgtgtaaaatatgtatatagtgtatggtttaataattgttttcttCTGCAGGTGTAGAGTACTGCGTCACAGCTGACCGCTTTCCGCTGGACTCACGTGCCTTGTGGAGTCGTGATGGGGTAAGTCGTGTTATAACTTGGCACGTGAGAAATTCATGTAATGTCATTTTTATATGGCAAAAGCAGTTTATTTCAATAATAACCCGTGCTTCTCATTATAATAGATCCACCTGAGTGACGATCTGGGGATGCCGCTTCTCGCGAAGCTTCTGTGGCACTTCTCCTTTCGGCAGCTACAGTCACCTCTGCCTGTTACACCTCCGCCTGTGTCTCCTCCCAAGTCACCCCCGACTGTGAGACCCTTTGCTACCACCGTGGTTGTGAAGGGAGAGGTTTCACGTCCACGTCCCCTTGACCCCTTCAAGGAAACTGTCGTCGGACGTCGCGGAAAGGTAAAAGTTATACAATTTTGAAGAGCTTTAGTTTTAGTTAGGCCACATTTATTGAATACTAATTCTCCCTATGTGTTTATAGCGCAGCCAACCTGAGTCCTGGGATGCGCCTGAGGACTGGGATCAGTCTTCCGTGCGGATCCTTCCTGATGAGGTTTGTACATTGGTATGATAGCTGATGGGAAATTAAACCGTAATGATGCGTACATTGTTGTTTCATTTAAATGCTATTCCAATAAGACAAGGCAAATGGTCAATGGCTCAATTCTGTTTTTTAATTCTAGGTTTGTGTGCCTCCTCTGGTCCTGAGGGAGTGCTTTGTCGTGCTAAACCCTATCCGGTTTAGCACTGACAAGTTGGCTGCAATGGATCGCATTGTTCCATCCAACCTTGACGTCCCCATGGGGAATCGCTCAAAGGTAATTTGTGCGATTTTAATATTGACTGTTTGTGAGTGCATACATATTAATAGCGCCTGTAATCCTATATGACAAGCTTTACATTGTATGGTACAGATAGTTGCATTGATAACAAATGTGTTATATTTCATTAACTGTTATCATTTCCGTTCTCTTCCATTATGATAGAAACGGAAGGTGGCACATGGAACCACGGCTGTGGTCTCCAAAGGAAAGAAGGCCCGCCTTGAGGTTGGTAATTTCTCATTGAAATATGTACTTGTTTTTTGGTTGAAACACAGGAACAACTATTTTTTGATTTCGCCTTTAATACAAGAGATAGTCCAACATTCTCTGTGTAGGTATTGTTTTGCCAATGATTTACAATTATTTTCCAGGCACTTCAAACTCCAGCAAGGATTGCCAAACCTTCGAAGCTGGTACCTCCCCCTCGACCTGTGCCAGAAGCTGCTGTGCCAGCCACTCTGGAGGGCGTACCTCCTCCTCGACCTGTGCCAGAAGCTGCTGTACCAGCCACTCTGGAGGGCAGCGTCTTTGTGCCTTCGAGCAAGGTAATTTGCATACAACATGTGATGATTACACACATTCAGTGAATAGAGTGCGGTTCTCTATTCTTTTGATATTTCCCTTTAAGAAAGTGTAGTTTTGTGTTTCCATTTCTCAATTGTAATGTACATATAATTCTTACTATGTCATTGCAGTTTGCTCAACCGGAGGGGGATGACCAGACTCTGTGTGTTGATGAGTGGCCGTTTCTTCAAACAGAGTTTTGTGAGGTAAAGGAATGGGGGGGAAAAAGAGCATCTTGTAATATTTGGGTTTTGTTGTTAAATTTGTATGTAGCGCCACAAAATACAGGCGTGCACAACACTATGTTTGTTACTGTTTTAAATAAACTACATTAGCAGTAAGTTCTTTGAACTGCCCACTTTTCAATTTTCATACAATTGTATCTCATGATAATTTTGCTCCCTTACCTCATTGTAGAAGGTGAACCAGCCAACTGCTCGGGTTGT from Gadus chalcogrammus isolate NIFS_2021 unplaced genomic scaffold, NIFS_Gcha_1.0 GACHA084, whole genome shotgun sequence includes these protein-coding regions:
- the LOC130378520 gene encoding uncharacterized protein LOC130378520 isoform X3, whose amino-acid sequence is MPRASRVSAAAKVRMRTILPMATTLARGFLPVRGTGARHRVKPWPVSAHTGKFNRLDLPPESPDKQFVLFVGDSHLRALVDRYVRMPDGCLSFGFLSTPGASAAELRTELLNADIPRTPDIVCLLAPSNNPAPGIEAAGVAFDGLLRAARSRWPKVFVLDFPPRLASELAPQQFLREEFRRVAAKNGVEYCVTADRFPLDSRALWSRDGIHLSDDLGMPLLAKLLWHFSFRQLQSPLPVTPPPVSPPKSPPTVRPFATTVVVKGEVSRPRPLDPFKETVVGRRGKRSQPESWDAPEDWDQSSVRILPDEVCVPPLVLRECFVVLNPIRFSTDKLAAMDRIVPSNLDVPMGNRSKKRKVAHGTTAVVSKGKKARLEALQTPARIAKPSKLVPPPRPVPEAAVPATLEGVPPPRPVPEAAVPATLEGSVFVPSSKFAQPEGDDQTLCVDEWPFLQTEFCEKVNQPTARVVSGQRKQEEPTPWGPKVVMAQADKPTANETSFLGCSTKMTHIEDHEPFEPAPEVTASSQQQSPPEDNGQLEDRHVTLGNQKVLIFNMLFPVPCEFSCHLLDLGN